Proteins encoded by one window of Halobaculum halobium:
- a CDS encoding ABC transporter ATP-binding protein, which yields MGDDSTTHVRVEDLRVEYGSTTALDGVDLRVTEGEFFTLVGPSGCGKTTTLRCLAGFEEPTAGAVHIGGESMAGVPPEARGVGVVFQSYALFPHMTVGENVAYGLRFAEPPAGTTKSERVAELLDLVDLPEFADRDPDTLSGGQQQRVALARALAPEPRLLLLDEPMSALDARLRERLRVQVREIQRELDITTVYVTHDQEEALSVSDRVAVVNDGRIEQVGPPRALYDAPATRFVAEFLGDNNVFAGAVVDDASGSVPTGVAGGDARSSPALRIEGGGGESLPLPVEAEVGPREGDRLVVCIRPERIRVRSGKSADTSKTERPTASSRSASADQSAGGPTDDGASATLSATVTHTEFLGDATRVGCEWNGVEVVAQTAGDRSFAVGEAVTLAVDAADVHVVERE from the coding sequence GTGGGTGACGACAGCACCACCCACGTTCGAGTGGAAGATCTCCGCGTCGAATACGGTTCGACGACCGCGCTCGACGGCGTCGACCTTCGCGTCACCGAGGGGGAGTTCTTCACCCTCGTTGGCCCCTCCGGGTGCGGGAAGACCACCACGCTCCGCTGTCTCGCGGGGTTCGAGGAGCCGACCGCGGGGGCCGTCCACATCGGCGGCGAGTCGATGGCCGGGGTTCCACCCGAAGCCAGGGGGGTCGGCGTCGTGTTCCAGAGCTACGCGCTGTTCCCGCACATGACCGTCGGCGAGAACGTCGCGTACGGTCTCCGATTCGCGGAGCCGCCCGCGGGGACGACGAAGTCCGAGCGCGTCGCCGAGTTGCTCGACCTCGTCGACCTGCCTGAGTTCGCCGACCGCGACCCGGACACGCTGTCGGGCGGGCAACAGCAGCGGGTGGCGCTCGCCCGGGCACTCGCGCCCGAGCCGCGACTGCTCCTGCTCGACGAGCCGATGTCGGCGCTGGACGCGCGCCTTCGCGAGCGCCTCCGGGTACAGGTGCGGGAGATCCAGCGCGAACTCGACATCACGACCGTGTACGTCACCCACGATCAAGAGGAGGCGCTGTCGGTCTCCGACCGCGTCGCCGTCGTCAACGACGGTCGGATCGAACAGGTCGGCCCGCCGCGGGCGCTGTACGACGCGCCGGCGACTCGGTTCGTCGCGGAGTTCCTCGGCGACAACAACGTGTTCGCGGGCGCCGTCGTCGACGACGCCAGCGGGTCGGTCCCCACGGGTGTTGCCGGCGGCGACGCCCGATCGTCGCCGGCGCTTCGGATCGAGGGGGGTGGAGGTGAGTCCCTCCCGCTTCCAGTCGAAGCTGAGGTCGGTCCCCGCGAAGGGGACCGACTCGTCGTCTGTATCCGCCCCGAACGGATCCGGGTTCGCTCCGGCAAGAGCGCGGACACGAGTAAGACGGAACGCCCGACTGCGTCGTCACGGTCGGCGAGCGCCGACCAGTCGGCTGGAGGTCCGACGGACGATGGCGCCAGCGCGACGCTGTCTGCGACCGTCACCCACACCGAGTTCCTCGGGGACGCGACCCGGGTCGGCTGCGAGTGGAACGGCGTCGAGGTGGTCGCACAGACCGCTGGGGACCGGTCGTTCGCGGTCGGGGAGGCGGTGACGCTCGCCGTCGACGCCGCGGACGTGCATGTGGTCGAACGTGAGTGA
- a CDS encoding class I SAM-dependent methyltransferase — protein sequence MSVRDEFDSWAADGRDKGMEERHWHTAKHALARMPIEDGDRVLDLGTGSGYALRALAESAGMARGYGLDGAPEMARNAREYAVDASPAAQLGFVVGDFGHLPFADDSLDHAFTMEAFYYSADPHETLREVARVLKPGGTFYCAVNYYEENVHSHDWQEHISVDMTRWDADQYRAAFREAGLSVAEQDSVPDRETEIPPAEAFPTENWDTREAMVERYRELGTLLTVGVAP from the coding sequence ATGAGCGTTCGCGACGAGTTCGACTCGTGGGCCGCCGACGGCCGCGACAAGGGAATGGAGGAGCGCCACTGGCACACCGCGAAGCACGCGCTCGCACGGATGCCGATCGAGGACGGTGACCGCGTCCTCGACCTGGGAACCGGCAGCGGCTACGCGCTTCGCGCGCTCGCAGAGTCGGCCGGGATGGCCCGCGGCTACGGCCTCGACGGCGCTCCCGAGATGGCGCGCAACGCTCGCGAGTACGCCGTCGACGCGTCGCCGGCAGCCCAACTCGGCTTCGTCGTCGGCGACTTCGGTCACCTCCCGTTCGCTGACGACTCGCTGGACCACGCCTTCACGATGGAGGCGTTCTACTACAGCGCCGACCCACACGAGACGCTCCGGGAGGTCGCGCGCGTCCTGAAGCCCGGCGGCACGTTCTACTGCGCGGTCAACTACTACGAGGAAAACGTCCACAGCCACGACTGGCAGGAGCACATCTCCGTCGACATGACCCGCTGGGACGCCGACCAGTACCGAGCGGCGTTCCGCGAGGCCGGACTGTCCGTCGCCGAACAGGACAGCGTCCCCGACCGGGAAACTGAGATCCCGCCGGCTGAAGCGTTCCCGACGGAAAACTGGGACACGCGCGAGGCCATGGTTGAGCGCTACCGCGAACTCGGCACGCTGCTCACCGTCGGCGTGGCGCCGTAA